A stretch of Macadamia integrifolia cultivar HAES 741 chromosome 7, SCU_Mint_v3, whole genome shotgun sequence DNA encodes these proteins:
- the LOC122083620 gene encoding pentatricopeptide repeat-containing protein At1g09900-like, with amino-acid sequence MAIAVRTLGGSSAAISLVSSITSVLQSLKHQNPRCSNLNPSPLLQFSQHLNANLVIEVIKAQDEPHTALLFFQWASDPKPNPNNYFHTQRCYSAMVDLLLSHSMYSTALSILQSSNNLRDFMVGKFIKSYGDRGDIRGAIHWFDRAKTIESGRCLFSYNAILGVLVRANRMNLAQAIFDQILKERLVRPDVSTYTTMIRGYCKLGMIEDAKKVFDEMLCKPNLITYNTIIAGLCRKGLVENAQEIVDHMIAKKDSSCLPDTVTFTTLIDGYCKKGELELAEKCLDEMSNWNCEPNVLTYNSLINGLCLMGKVDEAKRQMTKMRLNGLKSDVVTHTSLLKGLCIVGRSDDAAEHLKEMIDLGLKLDVKSYGVVVNEYCKHGRTAEAIALLDDMKLRGINPSVWSFNELFRALTNAGEYDRAILVLKQMPQMGCSPNFLSYSTVICSLCGVKGRMRDVEDLVVDMVRRGHGLDSSMYSEIVKGHCEDGDLEMALGMFSEMVEKGFIINLQSFSVFVKELCGKGRISDAEYVFKEMIRRCKILDIASYRSKLNEYGCKLPAAINGG; translated from the coding sequence ATGGCGATTGCAGTTCGAACTCTCGGCGGCAGCTCTGCCGCAATCTCACTGGTGAGCTCCATAACCTCTGTTCTTCAATCCCTGAAACATCAGAATCCCCGCTGCTCAAACCTCAATCCTTCTCCTCTTTTACAATTTTCACAACACCTAAACGCTAATTTGGTAATCGAAGTAATCAAAGCCCAAGACGAACCTCATACTGCTCTGCTGTTCTTCCAGTGGGCCTCCGACCCTAAACCTAACCCTAACAACTACTTCCACACTCAACGCTGTTACTCCGCCATGGTCGATCTTTTACTCTCCCATAGCATGTACTCTACGGCCTTATCGATTCTTCAGTCGTCCAACAATCTCCGCGATTTCATGGTCGGGAAATTCATCAAATCGTATGGAGACCGCGGTGATATCAGAGGTGCAATCCACTGGTTTGATCGCGCTAAGACCATTGAATCTGGTCGCTGTTTGTTTTCGTACAATGCAATTTTGGGAGTCTTGGTGAGAGCGAATCGCATGAATTTAGCCCAAGCTATCTTCGATCAGATTCTGAAAGAGCGTTTGGTGAGACCAGATGTCTCTACTTATACGACGATGATTAGGGGTTACTGCAAATTGGGTATGATCGAGGATGCAAAGAaagtgtttgatgaaatgctcTGCAAACCGAATTTGATTACTTATAATACGATTATCGCGGGGCTCTGTAGGAAAGGGCTTGTGGAGAACGCACAAGAGATTGTTGATCATATGATTGCTAAAAAGGATAGTTCTTGTTTGCCCGACACCGTGACTTTCACGACTTTGATCGATGGCTACTGCAAAAAAGGTGAATTGGAGTTGGCAGAAAAATGTCTGGATGAGATGTCAAATTGGAACTGCGAGCCGAATGTCTTGACCTACAATTCATTGATCAATGGTTTATGTTTGATGGGAAAGGTTGATGAGGCAAAGAGGCAGATGACTAAAATGAGATTAAATGGATTGAAGAGTGATGTTGTTACCCACACAAGTCTATTGAAAGGACTGTGCATAGTGGGGAGATCAGATGATGCTGCAGAACATCTCAAGGAGATGATCGAtcttgggctgaaacttgatgTGAAGTCGTATGGAGTGGTTGTCAATGAGTACTGCAAACACGGGCGAACAGCTGAAGCAATTGCCCTACTGGATGACATGAAATTGAGGGGCATCAATCCGAGTGTTTGGAGCTTCAATGAACTTTTCAGGGCCCTCACCAATGCCGGGGAGTACGATAGAGCAATTCTGGTTTTGAAGCAAATGCCTCAAATGGGTTGCTCCCCAAACTTCTTATCTTATAGCACCGTGATCTGTAGCCTTTGTGGAGTCAAAGGTAGGATGAGAGATGTTGAAGACCTTGTTGTTGACATGGTTCGTAGAGGTCATGGCCTTGACTCCTCTATGTACAGTGAAATAGTTAAGGGGCACTGTGAGGATGGTGATCTAGAGATGGCTTTGGGCATGTTCTCTGAGATGGTGGAGAAGGGATTCATTATCAATCTTCAGAGCTTTTCAGTGTTTGTGAAGGAGTTGTGTGGGAAAGGTAGGATATCTGATGCCGAGTATGTGTTCAAGGAAATGATCAGGAGATGCAAAATACTTGACATAGCTAGTTACAGAAGTAAACTAAATGAGTATGGTTGTAAGCTACCGGCAGCAATTAATGGAGGCTAG